Within Rissa tridactyla isolate bRisTri1 chromosome 4, bRisTri1.patW.cur.20221130, whole genome shotgun sequence, the genomic segment TAATCAGCAGCATCGTAAGTAGCATTGTGTCAGGCGGTGTCAATCATGTCCATGCAAAAATATAATTATAGGAAaattaaggttggaagggacttttgaagGTTATTATTCTAATACTTTTGTTCAAATTATAGCTAGAATGAAACTTAGATCAGGACAGTTATTCTGATAGTTCTATTGGGCAAATAATACAAGGAGAATATAAAATTGAGAATTCTAATAAAATTCCACCATTTCATTTAAGCTTTTTCTGGGATTAACACTGAGTGAAGGGCATTTTGAACAGAGGGCAGTGAACTAATCTGTCGTGTTTTAAACTGCAAAATGATATTTTAGAGGCATTTATGGACATGTTAGAAAAAGGGAGCTTGCCAAAGATTGTCTGGACTTTGAGAAAATGGATTTAGTAgaacaaccttttttttaaaaaaaattaacatgctATAAACAACTTGAGCTGCTTTAAATGTTGATGCCTTGCTACCTTGCCAATATGTTACTAGAATAACACTCTTAAGAGTTTCTTCATGATATGGTGAAAGTAATTTGGCTATCAGTGTTTGGCAGCTAGAAGTGAAGCTGCTCCAATTGCAAGCTGAAGAAGTATAGAAAATGGGTACTGCTATCATGTGAcataaaaacaaattttctgctGAAAGCAAGAATTATATGAGCTTTCACGTGGCAGATAAATTGGTCTCATGATTTCCTGTGAAAGGATGTACCATTATGAGGCAATTTCGACTCTTCTACTTGGACCTCATCCTAACATAACTCATGAAAAcagttttgctgtgtttgtgGGCTGCAAAGATGCTTTAATTAGCTGGAGAAAACAATTCTCTCAAAGATTCTATCTTACTCTATTTTATTGGATATTTCCTCATTTTGTCAAGCTGCTAGAcagtactaatttttttttctgttgcgcTTACAGAAGATGACTGTTTTCAGATAACATAGAAAGGCTAGCAATTTTCAAAATTTAAGTTCTGTTTAAATGTCTGTTTAAGTTCTGGTTTTATATACTTTAGAGTTGTCTTAATTTCTGTATAACCTTGTACAGAAGATAGTATTACATGATGATAAACAATAACCTAGCAAACCTCCTAAACTATAAATTCAGCCTAACATTGTTCAAAACCTGAATCAGAGAACTAGAACTTGGATAAAGTTTGTGACTAGATCTGTGATTTGTCATGGGGGGGACCCCCTAATAATTTGATCAGCTGATACTCAGCAAGAGTGTCTAGCAAGAGCCCTAGCCGTGTTTTTCCCTACTATGTAGCCTGTTTTTCACTCAGTAACAGACCTCAGAATGTCCCGAAACACAGCACTCTGTATCAGGATATATAGCACATAGTAAACATTTTCCTATGCCAACGTGAAGTACATCCAGCTAATACAGAGGGGAACCAAGGCAGCAGAGCTACAGCAATAGTTTCAGTAATATTGTGGTTGGATACCACACAACTTGGTCAATACATAGAAACtcaaaatgcaggaaaacagaaataatgaaaaaagtagTCACAAATTTGCTGTGTGTAGGAAGAACAGATATTAAAAAGATACCATTCAATACTATTGAGAACTAAATGCTTCCCACACAAATAGGCATAACAAGACACAAatctacaaagaaaaaataacatacacAATTAAAACCGCCtttcataaaatacaaaataccagCATATTTAAAGGATACTTGAGTTTTAATGGTTTAAGCACCAGCAATACACACCAAGCTCTACCAGACAGAGGACAACCTATGGTTTAAGGATTACAAGGTAGTTGCATCACATGAGGATTTCTATGATTCTGGAGCATCCGGAGTAAACGAAGGAAGAACAACACAGTGACATTTGGAACAAAGCCTTCTAAATGCTGGAGCACACAGTGgcattgagggaaaaaaaagctaattattatttttatggtttGAATGTTAAGCTAAACTAATCCCCAAGCTGTCCTCCTTTTTACACTGTAGCAGGCTGAAACAAGCAGACATGAGATGAGGGATTTTAGACCCTCATGTAACttggtttctttcattttccctttgtaGAACACTGCAGTTTAATTGAACTCTTGAACTTCAGAACTAGTCTGTTCATCTGTCCCAAAGAGACTAAAAAAGAACTGAGTGAAGGGAGAAAGGCAACGGGGATGATGAAAAATGTGGAATGGTTTCTATGTAGGGATTGATCATGTATGCAAGaacttttcagtctgaaaatgaCAGACATAGGGTTTAATCAAATAAGGACTATGGAAAAGATAAATAGGGATCAACTACTCACTGCTTCTTCTAACATATAAACTGTGGGGAGCCAGATGAAGCTGACAGGggaccaccaaacaaacaaaaggagctGGTTCTTCACACAGCATGTAACAAAACTGCAGTGCCAAAGGTTTACATGAGGTTCAGGGATAGACTTAGGAATTCTACAGAGTAAATGTCCACAAAGCTTTATTAAACACACAGAAACCGTACTTGGCTCAGGAAACTTCTCATCTGCAATTGGTTAAATGCCAGAGAATATCTGGGGCAAGTGTAGTCACACGTGGCTCGTTCTTTTATTCTTCCTTAGGCACCTGCTTTTGGCTGCCAGCAGAGACAAGATACTGGGCTAAAAGGACTTTTTGGTCTGACTCAGCATAAGAAATACAAATGCCTAAACCCAGATCATGTTATTAGGCTCAAGAGGCAAATGTAAGGATAATATGAGATTGGACGACTTTGGAGTCTGTTAGCCTTACATTCTATTAGCATCCATAAGTAGTtagatttttaagaagaaaatggtGTTAGCACTTCCTGCCAGTGAAAACACTTGCTTCATTTAGTGGAGAAGTAATCATTATTCACGGCCATTTCTGATATTAAATAACAGTTCTACAGAACCAATAGATCACATTACAGAGTGATAGGAAATTACCTGTGCCTGAAGATTGCGTATCTTACCTTTTTTCCATTCAATATATTGTGTGCGTGTTTAGTAAATAGCTGTTCCTGTAGCTGTATGTGGTATCTCAGAATCAATCCTGACTacctttttatttcagattaagaATGCTTGGACAAGATCATTCTGAATAGCAGCACAGTACAACATGCTAACGTCTCTAGCGATGCAGAACAACATTCCAGGTATGCTAATTACTAAGTGACCAAGGGCATAAGTGTTCCAGTACAAGTTTCTTTAGCTAACACACCTATAGTGGCTGCTACAGAGCAGGATAAAATCTTTGAATTCCTCATAAAATTAGTACAATCTTTCTGCTTTCAGCACAGTTAACCGGTCTCCTGATGTAAGGCCAGAAAATCAAGACTTCCTGTCACGCTAAGCCCCAAGCTAGTGGCTCAATGCTTGTGTATTAAAGGAATTAGATAAGACTTGGAAGCTGCTCAAATCTGCTGAGCAGGGTTGTTTCACAAGATGAGAGATTGCAATTTGATCTGCTTTTCAGAGAGACTACAAGAACACGCTCCACTGAAGGAACAATTGTTAATATCATTGCCAAACTTTCAAAACTTTGTTAGTTCAGAGGCACAGAAAATTAAATCAGACTCCAAGCTATTTTTGTTGCGGAGGGAGCTGCCCTTATTATTTTAGTTACAGCAGATTATAACATTGGAAATGGACATATATCAACACAGAACTAAGAGAGCTAGAAATATAAGTATTTAGAAAATAATGTGATCCGCAAGACAGAAAAGACATTGTGATTTTTATCTATAAAATTATCAATAAATTAGAAACTATTGAAATTTAAGTCACAATCCTCTAACCTTCTTACGCAAAAGAATCGGTTCTATGGGTCTCAGCATTGAACTCCATGCACCATGAGCAGAGAGAGGCTACACCTCCATGGCCCACAGTCTTAGCCAAAAAAACAATAGATGGTTCCCCAGTGCCGCCCCGTGTTGAAAATACGTAACTACACAGGCAGATCCTTTTACGTAAGAGTATGCCATAGGAAAGAGCGTATGCCGTTTACGTGCAGAGCAACAGGTACCATCTGTGGCGCAGCACATCCACAGCAAAGtacgggtttgttttttttcatcagaGATCCTTCACTAAGAGATGCACATCTGAAGACATTCTTTCATTACACTGCTGAATAGCAAATAGAGACATTGATCCTATAGTAATATTACATGCAATCCCTGCAAACGAGGTAGGAATGACAGTAGGTTTAGctaaacaataaagaaaaatcgCATAACTTTTGGCAGCAAATCATCCAAGCAGTATTTGTCATCGGTAATTTATTACTCAAGGAAGAGTATGTAAACAATGTATTTGATTTACCCAGTAGCAATTGAGGGGACAGATACGCTTGTGTAGATAAGGATTTTGGCTAGCAACAGTTTGTATATGTACAAATAGCAATTTAGCGACAGCTGATTTAGAACAGGCCAAAGTCTCACCTTAAATTGTAACAAATCTGTACATTTACTGTTTGAAAGCTTGTACTATGAATAACAGGACATTAAAACTATATATGTTCATAATAAtgttgagaaaaaatatttttaagtttttccatAATCTCTGAATAATTGTTATTCATATTCCTGCTTAGAGTCAGAATTACCTTAATTATCTCCACTATCTTAATTAGCAGCTCTACTGTCATGAACCTAGTATATCTTGTTGTACAAGAAAAGTATTTCACCATATACTTGAATAGTTTCACAACTGCTGGAAACTTGTTCTGATTGTCTGTGATCATTCTGTTCGGGTAAGAAAGGTACCAACATGTAAGCATGTACTGATGCACGTACAACAGGTGCCTTGTAAGCACTCCTCCTATCACAAGTTCTAAAGCAGTTTTCCCTGAACATAAACAGAAAATCTTTTCTCTGTCCAGTTGTATAAAACTATCATTACTTGCTACTGAGCTGGGTAAGGGATATAGTTCTGTAATATTATTAGAAGACTGATTAACAACAATGCTCACAGCAAAGAATATTCCAGATTTTCTATTTATAGTGCAAGGTACACATCTTTTATTATGTTCTGGAACTGATCCCAGGGTGGCTCTTCGCTAAGTTATTTTCCCTGGTGATAAAGAAGCACTGAGAGTGTTCTCACTTGCTACCTCCTGGGCTGCTGACACAAACAGTGTTTGCAAGAGCTTAGAAATGTCTGGTACGTGACTCTTCCTACATTGCACTTTCCTTTGAAGTAGTTGCAGAGCAGAGACATTATTAGCTGCTGCGCACCATCGTGAAATCCCATTTATATAGGACACCCTCCTGTAATCAAGGAGGCAGCATTTAGATCAGCTATGAACTAGCCCGTAATTCTCTGATCAAGGCAAAGTGTGCCACTTTCACGGTGTCATTAGTAGGACCATTGAATTGAGCTGCTTGTAAGATGGCTATACCAATCCTGCAAACACTGCCTTGTTTCAAGGCTGAAGAACTAAGGGGTTTAGACTGGTAACTTCCTCCCTTTAGCATTAGCAGGCAAACAAGGTTACTAACATCAGTTCCCAGCGTCTCAGCAGATACATGATACTTGGTGATCATTATTCTACAAACTTAGTTGATAAACATCCAGGGGATCCTTCTAAAGACAAAATTAGAGAggattttaaaagactttttggTACAGCTATTTATACAAGTTATGCAATCTGGATTTCCCATGCATCAAGTACTCTGTAAATGTTACAGGCATGCTCCTACTGTGTGGAGGGGTGGATGCACTTTGAGCAGAGGCTTTTAGCACAAAGACTCTCAGCATCTTGTAGTGAAATTCTAATTCtcaaaataaacatgcaaaagCTGGAAATATCATTATCATTTACATTTAGCGGTCCAAAGATGTCTGAAAATGCTCAGTAGTAGTGTAAATTACAGACCATCCACCAGAGGGAAGCTCATgcatataaacaaagaaaaataaataatctgaagGATGAATGAAACACACCCTTAATATTTAATCCAAAGCAAATTCTATTAAAACTGTTTCTTTGCAGTAGCACAGAATTCTTGAGCTTGGAGAGTTTTCAGAAGTTATTTGAATCTAAGGATAACAGACAGTTTCCCATGTTAATAACGAACTGTTGCACTACATATAATATGCATGCACACAAAAAACATGATAggtttagactttttttttcttttttaacacagaaatgcAGCCTAATTTCACTGCTGTTAATAGAATTAGACCAGAGTTTATGAGGTCAGAAGTCCAACTGCATGTCCATACCTTAAGAGCCCCACCCATGTTTGGTCACTAGAATGAGTAAGGTACTGAGTTGTTTAGCATGTTATTGAACATACTACACTGCTTCCCTTTTTGGTGGAAATATTTGTTAAGTTTCCCATAAAATATGTTTATGACTAGTGTAAGTTTGACCAATAACAATCAGACACTTCTAGAGAATATTAAAGACAGCTTACATACAATCTAAAGTTTTCACAGTAATCCAACAGTCACACAGAGCTTTTCAGAGACATGCTTCCTGGCTAGTGTAGGCTCTAATATCTGTGATATTAAGACTAATAGCCTGTCTTCAGAGTCTTACTCAAAGAAGTCTTAGCATTTCAACACCTGTCTGGGATCTTTTTTGGAACAGAAGTCCCAGGCTGTTACTGCAATTCTGAGattcatttgttttcttgtttaaatgAAAGATACAGCCAGAGGCCATCTGGCAAGCAGACTTCGACTGTAGTGGAGAAAcatgtttctgaaaaatgtaaGGACAGATGCTTCAGAAGCTCAACCAGATCCATTCACCGCTGGATTAGAACTATGCTAATACTGATACCAATCAACAGTTGTACAGACAACTTCTCTTTGCCACCAAAAGTAAAGTTTTAAGGAAGAAAGTCTTACAGAGGTGTCACCCAATGCTACAGGGACATGCAGGTTCTTTTAGTAGAATTCCTTGGTAAAATGAGGACTGGCCACAGGGCTGTTGTTACAGTTAGAGCTTTATTATGACATAAAAATTTTAATTATCAGTATAGCTTACTGTTATCTACAATTTCTAGTAGCTAGCATTTCTTATTGttacacagattatttttttttagcaattacCATAGCTTTCAGTTAAGCAGAACTTCTAGTAACCAGTATAGCTTTCTTATTATCTAGAGTCTTTAGTTACCTAGGCCTAATTACCTATAGTCATCTGTGCCCTCTGCAGATCAGGTCAAATTCTTAATAATCAGCACACGATACAATAATCATAATCTAGATTCAGACTTTACCTTAAAGAACCTACCTGTCCCTGTAGCATTGGGTGACAAGAGGTACTGGGCATCtctccttgattattttttttttcaataaataaaaatctgcaatttAGTTCAAACTAGATACGCTACTGGCAATAAATTAAGCCCTTCCGAAGTTACTTCTGGAGAAAATAATTATGTGTATAAAGATCATTTCGTTAGAAGAAGAGACATTGCCCAGCACTTCCTTTCATTAGTGGATTTTTACAAGTGGTTTTCAGAAATTCCGTTTAGAATACAAACAACTgatttgggtttttccccctacCCAATCTGTATTAAatgtagttaaaaataaaaggaactggAATCATGTATCTgattaaatccaaattaaaatctttattaCACAAATAGTATTTTGACAATATAATacttgacttcagtggagttatTCTGGATTTGTTTTGATCTCATTATACTCTTATGAGATCAAAACCAACTAAGCTGATTTGGCAGTGGTGGTGTTGCAATCCTTTTCCATACTTTTCAACTTAATATTATGTACTACATTTGCCAGGTTTGTAAAATTCTACTTCAACATTTAGGGAAATAATCTGTATCACAGTCTTAAATCTAAGAGTGCAATCTATGCATAACTCCTTTTTTCTGTGCATCTTTTTAATGGAAACCACCCTTCCAGTTTTACTTCTGTGACTCAAACATTTCTGTTGGTGCTGCTGTTTTAGTTCCTCCTTTAACTTTTTAGAAATGGACTTTGAAAGGAGATGTTTTGACATCAGGATAACAAAATAGTTTCATATTCCTCGGCCAGACACTGAAGAACTTAGGATTCACACGAGATTTGAATACTGCATTGACTACCAAGTTTCCTAGGAGGTAAAGTCATAGTCCGTTGCTGGCACAACAGGAGAACAACAATATATTTTCTCTCTGACACAGATCATTTCCTCCTGTAACCCTATATCCAGACTATTCTGATGGTTATTATTTGGCTAAGGAACTGCAGTTTTCCAGACCATTAGAAGTACAACTCCCACACACGTTATTGTGCCGGTACAGTCTTGCTATAGGACAAATGTTGATTTCCTTTATGCCAGCATCTTTCTAAAGcatgaatttctttctttctgctgaattTAAAAACATGACATGAAGGCAGTAAGCGCAATGATCTTTTATGCTTTGGAATGGAATTTCATATCTAACATATAATGCACATTTGTGGTTTATCTGCCACCCCTCTTTTTCggcttttataaaataaaatatggagtTATTAATGCAAACGAGTAGAATAGCAAACAGAGTTTCTTTCTCCTCATAGCTGTTGATTAGATCAGTAACTTTAACAAAGTAGCAAGCTTCTTTAAAACAGGACACTTTTGAAAGATCtagaaagaacaaaaagcaaagtcAGGTGCTacgctgtatttttattttcgcTTTGTATGCAAAAACGCACGCTGTCTTCCTAAACAACAGGAACTGCCATACGTGGTCATATGTTCGTAAGAGTGAGAATTAGGATGTGAGCTCATATGCCGTATTAGTCTACAGAATATCAGCTAGAGAACTTTCTCTTGAGTAGTTCACTAACAGCTTCCGAATAAAAGCAGAGTGCAAAGCACTGAGGATATTGGCAACTGATAAGAACTGAAGAATTTGCAGAATGAGTCAAGCTGAGGAAAGCAGTATCCACTCGACGTGGAATATTGTGAGGTCAGTAGTCTGCATAATACTGAGCTTGTCATTTATTATTGGGACCCCTGGAAATTGCATTGTCATCTGGACTGTTTGTACAAAAATGAAGCAAGTATCTCCTTCAGTCCTGCTGATCTTGAACCTGGCCATTGCAGATGTCCTTGTACTGATTACTTTACCAATTTGGATTTACTCCTTTGCTGACTCATGGATTTTTGGagtcatcttctgcaaaataCTGGTTTTCATTATTTACTGCAGCATGTATGCTAGTATATTTCTAATTACAGCACTGAGCTTGGAGCGGTTACTGGCTGTGTACTACCCTTTCACAATTCAAAGatacaaaacaaaagagaagattTGTTTAATCATGTTCCTCATTTGGTTCCTGTCTATTGCTTTTGGCATTTCTGTCATTCCATTTCAAGAGACAGAAGCAGCAAATGGTGGACTACTATGCACGTGTCGCAACTACTCTTCTAACAGACAAAAAGTGTCATATCTTTTGCTGGAGACTCTTGCAGGTTTTGTAAtcccttttttaattatttgcactTGTTATACATGTGTTGCAAGAAGAATAAGCAGAATGACTTACCAATCTAAGCAGCGATCAGAACGGCTCATTGCCAGCATTGTGGTGGCGTTCATTTTGTGCTGGTTCCCTCATCATCTCTTTAACGTCTTAGATATTATTTCAATTCAGATAGAACTCTCTAACGAGGAAATGTCTTTGGCACTGGATGAAATTGTGGGCAGAGGAGTGTACATCTCTGGAGCACTTGTATTCATCAGTAGCTGTATTAACCCTCTACTTTATGCTTTTGCTGCACGAAGATTTCAGAATCACCTGAGATTTGCCAAGATATCGAAGCTGTTTGAACAGATGAGTCAAAcagaggaagacaagaaaaaaagtttggttgTAACCAAACGGGAAGAGACTTTAGTAAGCACAGAAAATCTCTAACAAGGAACATAGACTTGGTGAATAATCTGATTCTGTGTCATTCCTTCAGTAGTCCTTTCTCCTCATGCTCTCAGTTTCATTTACTAAGCAGACCAGGTAAAACTAGAAGTTactggggtttggtttgtgtgttATGAAAGAATTGGCATTGGCAACCTAGTTCAGTTCCTAAGTTAGTATCCACATCACGAAATTTTCACTGGTGCTGAGAACTTCAGCAAGATGGCTATAAGCTCAAAGTGTAAGGAATACAGCATTTTTACTTTccattaaaattatttgtgatTTCTAGAAAGTCtgtgtgcagaaaaaaaagactctatctggaaaacaaaagctttgaaaGTTTAAAACTAAGTTTtccctcagaaaaaaagttaGATGTTCAGAAATCCTTATATAATCTAAAGTTTTAAGAGAGCACACCTAAATTCTTGATAtggttaaaaatggttttaaagtatATTAATGACTCATAGAGCTCTTTTGGGTAGATGGAAAATATAAAGCTATtcttatttattgctttatttagGTTTGAAAGTAATAAGGGCTGGTTACACAGTCGAGCTCATTTACTGAATTATCTTGTGTTAATaggttttaaaaagtaaaatgtgaaGTGTGACATGCCTCTTCAGGAAAAAACAGGAGGTACAAGAATTCTGTGTTGCATGGCAAACATAGTTACAGACTTCATGCTATATTTGATGTCAAATACATTGCATACTTCAGTGGCAATTAAACTATTGATATATTAAATATACATACTGTGAGTATCCTCAAAAAGTTTGATTCAGTTAAGCTTCCAAGATGTCTATTAAATTATTGAGGAATTGGATCAAGCtctggtgggagggaaggagggatccTCAATACTATTTTTATGTGTAAGAAAATTATGGTAGTGGTacaaataaaagcattatttttttcttctcttgtagaATAGACTATACTTTGCCATAAGAGACCAATAAATTTAGCAGTTGCAGGGACCTTATTTTAGTTTTGTGAATGTGCGCAAACTCACTGTGGAAAAACTGCGTGGCATCAAGTGTTTGCTTttgaaggttttttctttttacttcagtTGTGCCTAAGATTTTTTATGCTTACTCTTGCTTATTTTGAAGTCAATGATTTGTAATAATATGTTGTTCTGGACAGCTGCCAAATGGCTACGTTAGTCATCTTTACAAAGAAATTACACATACTAACTataacttaattttcaaaatctgattatgtaacaagcaaaaatatttgagtTGTATTAATTTAGCttgtaaactgaaataaacatGGGGAAGTAAAATCCTTAACTGTTAATGGAAGACTATTTCTCTAAACTTtgcatatgcattttttattcctgcttgttatgaaaaagtcattttttaatTCTCAATAGGAGAAAAGTCCACACCACAGAGGACTTTCCATCAATAAGGCTCCTTCACtaaaagtaaaagtaaataaaacttcAGGAAGACTATGTTCGCAGCAAAAAGTAGCCAATAGAATACCTTAGACTTTACCCCATCCACCTACCACTCTTTTTTCACCACACTAATGGCTCTTTAATTGCTATTAGTATATTCAATACAGCAATGTGGCATTATCTCACAATAAAAGCAGCAACTTTAGTTATCTGTTgcataaaaaaaatgtgaagccaTATTTCTCAATATATTCTTGAGACAGGAGTCACTCACTGTTCAACACCACCACAGAACAGATGAGGAGGTAAGCAGCACATGAACACTGCAACTGAACTGGAATTCTAGGCCACAAGCAGTCAAGCATTTCACAACTTACAGGCCGGGAAAAGACCCAGACGAACTTTAGTACAAGCTAACGAAACGAAATTTTCCTTTCTATCAGTCTGTGCCCTATATCTAGGTATAATAAATCTTCTTATTAGGAACTGGGTTAAACCTCTAACCATCTCTCTGTGTGTATCATCTATGTCATAAACGAAGCAGTATTTTTGTGCTATTTGCTATTCAACAAGCCTTTTGGGAGCATTGACTTAAGTGCCTTATGCTCAGCTATGCCTAACCCACAACAGACTATAAGGGGATCTAGTGGCCAGAAACACAGTCTGTGCAATACTGCCTACTGCagtggtgtttggggtttgtttgtttttaaatcaatagATAAGGAACAGTGAGTCagcccttttttctctttttatcctgTCACTCACAGACAAGTGAACTTTGCTGCTCAGGCTGCGTCCTGCCTGGCATCCAGGAATCTTAAAAAGGGAAGTAGTAACATCCACAGACCGGTACATATATTCTAgggaataataaaattattagttAAGGCAGTTTTGAATTGAAAGCTGTTACTCTGAGGATTCAGAATCATTTACTATCAGGTGCTgcttttccactgaaattatAGTACTTTAAGTATAGAGACCTAAACTAAGTTAACTAAACAATGAGAATGTTTCTTATGTTTCTTTGGTCAACAGACCAAAAAGCAGCACAGTAGCTATATTCTACTTCTGTTCTTTGACAGCAGATAGCGTGAATTTTCTGCATCAAATGTGTTCTCACATTTTCTCCGCTGCTTTTTACTCACAACTGCAGTACTGAAGTACTTTTAAACCATGCAGTCCATCAAGGAGCTAGAACCATCCTCCTATGTTCAAATTAATGGTCTTGGACAGCTGCTTTCAGTAATCAGTCATCTTTTAAGAACTATGTTTCTTTTGAAGATGGTGTGAGGAATGATAAAAGATGCTAAAATGGTAACCTGAACTTATTTCACTTTTCTACAAAACAGCAGCCTTAGGTAATTTCACTTTTCTACAGAGCAAATAGAGTTAATTCTTGCAAACATTGGTATGCACAGACAAAAACATACCAATTTAAAGTTTTTGGACACACAACCGTGATGTAACTGGGTCCATAAAAGTGTAGAAGTATAAGCTGATGGCATGGTTGACTGCTTCTTCCTTTAAGAGGTAAACGTCAGGCCTTTCAACATGGGAAGATTTACCACTTCATCTGTGCTAATGTGCTCTATTGCAAAACTACAGGAATTCAAATAGGCCCATTCAGCCAACAGACAGTGGATATTCTCATCTACTAAAGCGGAATGCCAGCCAAACTTAAGACCTGGCATAGATTTGGTCCAAAATGCTGCATCTTATGGTAGTGATGCCTCATGCTTCTTGTTGACTACATTACATATCCATCTTATATTGAAAGACTGATAGAAAGCAAAGACTTTCCTTGATTGTTCAAGCTAGTTCAAAGCAGTACTTGGAGGTGAGAACAGTCTTAAAAGTAACTCTTGAGACACTCAGACCCTTCTGAGAAAAAATGAGGTTTCATCTGAGttcctcttatttttcttacttCCTAACTCTTCTGACCTTGTTTATGAAGTCTGTCTCTGTGGTTTCAGTGTCCAGCTATTTACCATGACACAACAAGGAAGAAGGCTGGGCTGAGAAAGGGCTGCTTCGGTCACCTGAGTCAAGTTACCTCAGATTACAGTGAAGCACAGGGAACATTATGTGGAATCAATGCAACATTGCTTAGAACACTGAGTACTAGAAGGTGACCAGACGGTTTGAATTTCTCATGTTTGTAAAAATTAATAATCTTCTAACATTAACACTGAAGTCCTACCCTGCCTGAAACTTGATGTGAACATTCCATGGGTGTACATCAGGAATTTATTGCATTTACAGTAGTAGGATCATGCTGCATAAAGTGAATTCATGATATATGAAAAGGATTGAAAGAGAGCCTAAAGTATTTTTTGTTCATGCATAGCCA encodes:
- the LOC128908536 gene encoding leukotriene B4 receptor 1-like, which produces MSQAEESSIHSTWNIVRSVVCIILSLSFIIGTPGNCIVIWTVCTKMKQVSPSVLLILNLAIADVLVLITLPIWIYSFADSWIFGVIFCKILVFIIYCSMYASIFLITALSLERLLAVYYPFTIQRYKTKEKICLIMFLIWFLSIAFGISVIPFQETEAANGGLLCTCRNYSSNRQKVSYLLLETLAGFVIPFLIICTCYTCVARRISRMTYQSKQRSERLIASIVVAFILCWFPHHLFNVLDIISIQIELSNEEMSLALDEIVGRGVYISGALVFISSCINPLLYAFAARRFQNHLRFAKISKLFEQMSQTEEDKKKSLVVTKREETLVSTENL